A region from the Spirochaetia bacterium 38H-sp genome encodes:
- a CDS encoding cob(I)yrinic acid a,c-diamide adenosyltransferase — translation MIDFEGVTTRGGDGGLSSLASGRRLSKNELVFDVLGGIDELSSWLGLVKAYLQEKDSFLYSCLEKIQSRLIIAAGQVAEAEYIPDKDRISNYDVEELEKWEKWFMERVELPDHFILPGKNIVSAHADVSRTVCRRLERLFVAYCRDDSSTPLSIVMKYINRLSDFLFVVARWLENPSQKDSTISTL, via the coding sequence ATGATTGATTTCGAAGGGGTTACTACTCGTGGAGGTGACGGAGGACTATCATCTCTTGCAAGCGGGAGAAGACTTTCAAAAAACGAACTTGTTTTTGATGTTCTTGGCGGAATAGACGAGCTTTCTTCTTGGTTGGGACTTGTAAAAGCTTATTTGCAAGAAAAGGATTCTTTTCTGTACTCTTGTCTTGAGAAGATTCAATCACGTCTTATAATTGCTGCAGGACAGGTTGCAGAGGCAGAGTATATACCTGATAAGGATAGAATTTCCAATTATGATGTGGAAGAACTGGAAAAATGGGAAAAATGGTTTATGGAGAGAGTAGAACTGCCCGACCATTTTATCTTGCCGGGTAAAAATATTGTATCAGCTCACGCAGATGTTTCCCGTACAGTATGCAGGAGACTGGAAAGACTTTTTGTTGCCTATTGCAGAGATGATTCTTCTACTCCCTTATCCATTGTTATGAAATATATCAACAGATTGTCGGATTTTTTATTTGTAGTTGCCAGAT
- a CDS encoding sigma-70 family RNA polymerase sigma factor, producing the protein MEETKGEVDSLAMYLKQIANYPLLTPEEEQQIGEEIHNTRKRLEEIASLPYEKRAECFDEKRALEFRLRELKNRMINSNLRLVVSIAKKYQNRGLSLLDLIDEGNIGLIEAVERFDYTKGCRFSTYGTWWIRQAIVKSLADKSRVIRIPIHMLNTIKNVFLMSKELAQDLGRDPTEDELSRYTGISDKRVNEVMKVSQETASLDVTVDDENMTTLGDLIADDDFGEPFDRVFGLYLKDVLLKVLDELTEREKNVICLRFGLNDNGPLTLEETGKLLGITRERVRQIQEKALIKLSQISIVRDFKPED; encoded by the coding sequence ATGGAAGAGACAAAGGGAGAGGTAGATTCTCTTGCCATGTATCTTAAGCAAATAGCCAATTATCCTCTGCTTACTCCTGAAGAAGAACAGCAGATAGGCGAGGAAATTCATAATACCAGGAAAAGGCTGGAAGAAATAGCTTCTCTTCCTTACGAAAAACGAGCTGAGTGCTTTGATGAGAAAAGAGCTCTTGAGTTTAGACTCAGAGAACTCAAAAACCGAATGATAAACTCCAATCTCAGGCTTGTTGTTTCCATTGCAAAAAAATATCAGAATAGAGGACTTTCTCTTCTTGATTTGATTGATGAAGGGAATATCGGACTGATAGAAGCCGTAGAAAGATTTGATTATACCAAAGGCTGCAGGTTTTCTACCTATGGCACTTGGTGGATAAGGCAGGCTATTGTAAAATCCCTTGCGGATAAAAGTCGTGTTATAAGAATTCCAATACATATGTTAAATACCATAAAAAATGTTTTTCTGATGTCAAAAGAGCTTGCTCAGGATTTGGGAAGGGATCCAACCGAGGATGAGTTATCACGTTATACCGGCATATCGGATAAACGTGTAAACGAGGTTATGAAAGTTTCTCAGGAAACAGCTTCTCTGGATGTTACAGTTGATGATGAAAATATGACAACACTCGGTGATCTTATTGCTGATGATGATTTTGGAGAACCTTTTGATAGGGTTTTTGGCTTGTATCTCAAGGATGTTTTACTCAAAGTCCTAGATGAGCTTACGGAACGTGAGAAGAATGTTATTTGTCTAAGGTTTGGTCTCAACGATAACGGACCACTTACTCTGGAGGAAACAGGCAAATTACTTGGCATAACACGGGAGAGAGTTAGACAGATACAGGAAAAAGCTCTTATAAAACTGAGTCAAATTTCAATAGTAAGAGATTTTAAGCCGGAAGACTAG
- a CDS encoding M23 family metallopeptidase encodes MRRFLSFLLVLLLSSMSLVAADFPSYSYVVKKGDTVYGIAKRFGIAVDDIIAANPDAKSGVIVPGERLILPGVYAVKKGDTLFSIARRWGIKVSAIKSANSLSSDNIKVGDLLIIPTDISLNPGSKSDIAVTEVEEDNAPSDATVQQASAAVFSSDWMWPHPGKRYLIKGKVSGVGISASDGEPVYAVVPGKVIWAGPYGAYGLVVMVESAGGYVYVYGGNKSLDVSPGDVIGRGDVLGYVGRSPYRGSYDVFFFVYKNGRPVDPLKIPRSG; translated from the coding sequence ATGAGGCGTTTTTTATCTTTCTTACTGGTATTGCTGCTCTCTTCTATGTCTCTGGTTGCAGCCGATTTTCCGTCTTATTCTTATGTTGTAAAGAAAGGTGATACTGTCTATGGCATTGCCAAGCGCTTTGGTATTGCAGTAGATGACATAATAGCTGCTAACCCTGATGCAAAATCAGGGGTGATTGTACCAGGTGAGCGGTTGATTCTTCCTGGAGTCTATGCCGTAAAGAAAGGAGATACTCTTTTTTCTATTGCGCGTAGATGGGGAATCAAGGTTTCTGCTATAAAATCGGCTAACAGTTTGTCTTCTGATAATATAAAGGTTGGTGATTTGCTTATTATTCCTACGGATATATCCTTGAATCCCGGTTCTAAGTCAGATATTGCCGTTACAGAGGTAGAAGAAGATAATGCTCCATCTGATGCAACTGTCCAGCAAGCTTCTGCTGCTGTTTTTTCTTCTGATTGGATGTGGCCTCATCCTGGCAAACGCTATCTTATTAAGGGCAAAGTTAGCGGGGTGGGAATTTCTGCATCTGATGGGGAGCCTGTATATGCAGTGGTGCCGGGTAAGGTTATATGGGCTGGACCCTATGGCGCTTATGGCCTTGTTGTTATGGTTGAGTCTGCAGGTGGTTACGTGTATGTTTATGGTGGTAACAAATCTCTGGATGTTTCTCCAGGTGATGTTATAGGAAGGGGTGATGTTTTAGGATATGTAGGACGCAGTCCTTATAGGGGGAGTTACGATGTTTTTTTCTTTGTATATAAGAACGGTAGACCGGTGGATCCCTTAAAAATTCCGCGTAGCGGATAG
- a CDS encoding ABC transporter permease: MKMIAESIRLAFVSLWHNRGRTILSMLGIIIGVASVIIITSIGSSASNSVKKQIESVGLNTISVFPGKGEREAARLSDFALAEKIQKQFPDFDTVLPTQRTSATLTYGKYSSDVTVMGVFTDFASVFSYSAASGSFFSDSDYERRKNVVVLGSDVAEDLFPDGDAIGKYVRLFRDVPVRLKVVGVMESRSDTIGISFDSSVFVPYSTYISSIENTDVVGMYIVNVKDGADVVNLASELEDYLVSIAGDNSEAFRVVSAATIADMYSQVTDTLSLLLGGVAAISLIVGGIGIMNIMLVSVTERTREIGIRKAMGASPFFIRLQFLIESVVLTITGGFIGLIMGVLISWGITLLFSWDFSLNLFALAASFVFAFAVGVFFGFYPAYKASRLDPVKALAFE; this comes from the coding sequence ATGAAAATGATTGCGGAAAGTATAAGATTGGCTTTTGTCAGTCTGTGGCATAACAGGGGCCGCACCATTCTATCTATGCTGGGAATTATTATAGGTGTTGCTTCGGTCATTATAATAACATCCATTGGCAGCAGTGCATCCAATAGTGTAAAAAAACAGATAGAAAGCGTAGGATTAAATACTATCTCTGTTTTTCCAGGAAAGGGAGAGAGGGAGGCTGCAAGACTTTCTGATTTTGCTCTTGCGGAAAAGATACAAAAGCAGTTTCCTGATTTTGATACTGTTCTTCCTACTCAGCGTACATCTGCTACTCTGACATATGGTAAATACAGTTCTGATGTAACTGTAATGGGCGTGTTTACTGATTTTGCTTCTGTTTTTTCTTATTCTGCAGCAAGTGGCAGTTTCTTTTCCGATTCTGATTATGAGAGAAGAAAAAACGTAGTGGTTCTTGGTTCTGATGTTGCTGAGGATTTATTCCCTGATGGAGATGCTATAGGAAAGTATGTAAGGCTCTTTAGGGACGTGCCCGTCAGATTAAAGGTGGTGGGTGTTATGGAGTCACGCTCGGATACTATTGGTATCAGTTTTGACTCTTCTGTTTTTGTTCCTTACTCCACTTATATTTCTTCTATAGAAAATACCGATGTTGTAGGTATGTATATTGTCAATGTAAAAGATGGAGCTGATGTTGTAAACTTAGCTTCCGAGCTGGAAGATTATCTTGTATCCATTGCCGGGGATAATTCGGAAGCATTCAGGGTTGTCTCTGCTGCAACCATCGCTGACATGTATTCTCAAGTTACGGATACACTTTCGCTTCTATTGGGGGGCGTAGCTGCGATATCTCTTATAGTTGGGGGAATCGGTATTATGAACATTATGCTGGTCTCAGTTACGGAGAGAACTCGTGAGATTGGTATAAGAAAAGCAATGGGTGCGAGCCCGTTTTTTATCAGGCTTCAGTTTCTGATTGAATCCGTTGTTCTGACAATTACCGGAGGATTTATAGGGCTTATCATGGGGGTATTAATCAGCTGGGGCATAACTCTTCTGTTTTCTTGGGACTTTTCTCTCAACCTGTTTGCGTTGGCAGCCTCTTTTGTCTTTGCCTTTGCAGTGGGCGTTTTCTTTGGATTTTATCCTGCTTACAAAGCTTCCCGTCTTGATCCTGTCAAAGCTCTTGCCTTTGAATAG
- a CDS encoding ABC transporter ATP-binding protein, which produces MSSCVVSGRGVVKDYPMGGISVRALDGVDFDIHAGEFVSIMGPSGSGKSTLMHIIGCLDVPTSGLIEIDGIDVSGYSETELAKIRNKKIGFVFQQFFLLPRLNLIENVEVPLLYAGIDYQKRRQKAVEMLNAVGLGDRLYHKPGELSGGQRQRAAIARALVNDPEIILADEPTGALDSVTGEKILELFKGINKKGKTIIVVTHDNEVASYADRTIRLRDGKIVESAL; this is translated from the coding sequence ATGAGTTCTTGTGTTGTTTCCGGAAGAGGTGTTGTAAAGGATTACCCTATGGGTGGCATAAGTGTGCGGGCTCTTGATGGTGTAGATTTTGACATACATGCTGGCGAGTTTGTTTCTATCATGGGTCCTTCTGGTTCTGGTAAGTCAACTCTCATGCATATCATAGGTTGTCTTGATGTACCAACTAGTGGTCTTATAGAAATAGATGGAATAGATGTGTCAGGATATTCTGAGACCGAGCTTGCAAAAATAAGAAATAAGAAAATTGGATTTGTTTTCCAACAGTTTTTTTTGCTTCCCAGGCTTAACCTTATAGAGAATGTGGAAGTGCCTTTACTTTATGCAGGGATTGATTATCAAAAGAGGCGTCAGAAAGCAGTAGAAATGCTTAATGCGGTAGGTCTGGGTGATAGATTGTATCATAAACCTGGAGAATTATCCGGAGGACAAAGACAGCGTGCTGCTATAGCCAGAGCACTTGTAAATGATCCGGAAATTATTCTTGCTGATGAGCCTACTGGTGCCTTGGATAGTGTTACGGGTGAAAAAATACTTGAGCTTTTTAAAGGAATAAATAAAAAAGGCAAGACTATTATTGTGGTTACCCATGATAACGAGGTAGCTTCTTATGCGGATAGGACTATAAGACTAAGGGATGGAAAAATTGTGGAGAGTGCTTTATGA
- a CDS encoding efflux RND transporter periplasmic adaptor subunit, which translates to MTRKKKTVLFIVLIVIIVVAIISFFMIARQKKATSSPNVPNIFKVISKVSSETVDISGNVEAMYDYDVVSYGSGIVTSVFVTDGDTVNKGELLLKLDDIEQKYNLENAILSLSEAEVSGSESEISLARLKVKIESSNLLHQSVYSPANGIITDFSVEEGAFISENEIIARVLDPSKLMAEVSVDEIDITQVREGQKVKFIFDVIPDVEVYGYVDYIAPYATVNSQGIAAVSVKIILDSVPDVIKPGFSFSGEIITSESEKILLIEKKAVSTKNDEFYVLLAPSDDSNRPELKKIRVEDYDDTYYKIISGLEEGDSVIMPISDKTKNGKSDDKENNGLFGPVQIPGMGPGPGPGPGQRPNNGQQGR; encoded by the coding sequence ATGACAAGAAAAAAAAAGACAGTATTGTTTATAGTTCTTATTGTTATTATTGTTGTAGCAATCATATCCTTTTTTATGATAGCTAGACAGAAGAAGGCTACTTCTTCTCCCAATGTCCCAAATATCTTTAAGGTTATAAGCAAGGTTAGTAGTGAGACAGTTGATATTTCTGGTAATGTAGAAGCAATGTATGATTATGATGTTGTTTCCTATGGTTCTGGAATTGTTACTTCTGTATTTGTCACCGATGGAGATACTGTAAACAAAGGTGAGCTTCTTTTGAAACTAGATGATATTGAGCAGAAATACAATCTTGAAAATGCTATTTTAAGCTTGAGTGAAGCGGAGGTTTCTGGTTCTGAGTCAGAAATTTCTCTGGCTCGTCTTAAGGTAAAAATAGAAAGTAGTAATCTTTTACATCAAAGTGTATATAGCCCTGCCAATGGGATAATTACGGATTTTAGTGTGGAAGAAGGAGCCTTTATCTCTGAGAATGAAATTATTGCACGTGTTCTAGACCCAAGTAAGCTTATGGCAGAGGTCAGTGTAGATGAAATTGATATTACCCAAGTTAGAGAAGGCCAAAAAGTAAAATTTATTTTTGATGTCATCCCCGATGTGGAAGTATATGGCTATGTGGATTACATTGCACCATATGCTACTGTTAACAGTCAGGGAATTGCTGCTGTTTCCGTGAAAATTATCTTGGATTCTGTTCCTGATGTTATAAAACCTGGTTTTTCTTTCTCAGGCGAGATTATTACTTCCGAATCTGAAAAAATATTGCTCATAGAAAAGAAGGCCGTTTCTACCAAAAATGATGAGTTTTACGTTCTTCTGGCTCCTTCTGATGATAGCAATCGTCCCGAGCTCAAGAAAATCAGAGTGGAAGACTATGACGACACTTATTATAAGATTATTTCTGGTTTGGAAGAAGGCGACTCTGTTATCATGCCTATCAGCGATAAAACAAAAAATGGTAAGTCCGATGACAAAGAAAATAATGGCCTTTTTGGTCCTGTACAGATACCGGGAATGGGTCCAGGTCCCGGTCCAGGTCCCGGACAAAGACCTAACAACGGACAGCAGGGAAGGTAG
- a CDS encoding TolC family protein, with protein MVRYRITLVLFLFGFLSSISSLDFSSVLDAALSIDKEYKILNLQKENSLLDLEPEGLNISLQGESYDDYDNSLIFISRDADTAGYSISISPVLGISMGGSLGTSFSISMPYSIDTIDDSFSFSPGIVVEQPLIGYPYSSRSEYVTLEYQLLSVKQDIIKRRAELALEILDIVQDIIEIKKELLAVDSEIDSLENDINLIKKSTTNKNSLEFRKKDYELRKQVNTKKNLISSLKIKRSMYKSLTGTDEIPEIDESEFDIPEDSKLSFSYILASKYTEKTEADYQDAVNPIPEISLLGGCKIVFSNSGYEEGIVESGANLYLGSSTASISLNYNISSSSLSMAIGLGINIDTTNKDVRERQNSLEEARLKEELEIYSAENNIKDCKLLYQQYKEDIEFARENLILSKEEYQLVNAAFEKGAASELDVKNSQREIDEANYDLVIAKINMLSLFYQIKRDFLLEEF; from the coding sequence ATGGTGAGATATAGGATAACTTTGGTTTTATTCTTATTTGGGTTTTTATCTTCTATTAGTTCTCTGGATTTTTCTTCTGTATTGGATGCAGCCTTATCCATTGATAAGGAGTATAAAATACTAAATTTACAGAAAGAAAATAGTCTTCTTGATCTAGAGCCAGAAGGACTAAATATATCTTTACAAGGAGAATCTTACGATGATTATGACAATAGTTTGATTTTCATCTCTAGAGATGCAGATACAGCTGGATATTCAATTTCTATTTCTCCTGTTTTGGGTATATCAATGGGGGGAAGCTTAGGTACTTCATTTTCTATTTCTATGCCATATTCAATTGATACTATAGATGATTCTTTTTCTTTTTCTCCAGGGATTGTTGTAGAGCAGCCATTGATAGGATATCCATATTCTTCTAGATCTGAATATGTGACCCTAGAATATCAGCTCCTTAGCGTAAAGCAAGACATAATAAAGAGAAGAGCAGAGTTGGCACTAGAAATTCTAGATATAGTACAAGATATTATAGAGATTAAAAAAGAACTCTTAGCTGTGGACTCGGAAATTGATTCATTGGAGAATGATATAAATCTTATTAAAAAATCTACAACTAATAAAAATTCTCTTGAATTCAGAAAAAAAGATTATGAACTAAGAAAGCAAGTAAATACTAAGAAAAATCTTATTTCATCTCTTAAAATTAAAAGATCTATGTATAAAAGCCTCACAGGAACTGATGAAATTCCGGAGATAGATGAAAGTGAATTTGATATTCCGGAAGATAGTAAGTTATCTTTTTCTTATATTTTAGCGAGTAAATACACAGAAAAAACAGAAGCGGATTATCAGGATGCTGTAAACCCCATACCAGAAATAAGTCTTTTGGGAGGATGTAAGATTGTTTTTTCTAATTCTGGATACGAAGAGGGAATTGTTGAGTCCGGAGCAAATTTATATCTTGGATCTTCTACAGCTTCTATATCTTTAAATTATAATATTTCATCTAGCTCATTATCTATGGCTATAGGACTAGGAATAAATATTGATACAACTAATAAAGATGTGCGTGAAAGGCAAAATAGTCTTGAAGAGGCTAGATTAAAGGAAGAATTAGAAATTTATTCTGCAGAAAACAATATAAAAGATTGTAAATTATTGTATCAACAATATAAGGAGGATATAGAGTTTGCTAGAGAAAATCTGATTCTATCAAAAGAAGAGTATCAGCTTGTTAATGCCGCATTTGAGAAAGGCGCTGCTTCTGAGTTGGATGTAAAAAATAGTCAAAGAGAGATAGATGAAGCTAATTATGATCTTGTTATAGCGAAGATTAATATGTTGTCTTTGTTTTATCAAATAAAAAGAGATTTTTTACTGGAGGAATTCTAA
- a CDS encoding RNA polymerase sigma factor — MDNIIKAAKNGDKKAFSMIVEKYKDDVAKTIAGITGKTGDIEDIGQDVFIKLYKNIKNFKGDSSIKTYIIRIAINESLNYKKKKAKRQESHLIEEISAAEEKNNVLEKQIINTVMKRLNKKHRTLLTLFYINDMPVKEIAMTLNIPEGTVLSGLSRARKKFKEIYRTLEEESDE; from the coding sequence GTGGACAACATAATAAAAGCAGCAAAAAACGGAGATAAAAAGGCTTTTTCTATGATAGTGGAAAAATATAAAGATGATGTTGCCAAAACAATAGCAGGAATCACAGGCAAAACAGGCGATATAGAAGATATAGGACAGGATGTATTTATAAAACTTTATAAAAATATAAAAAATTTCAAGGGAGATTCTTCCATAAAAACATATATCATAAGAATAGCAATAAATGAAAGCTTAAATTATAAAAAAAAGAAAGCAAAAAGGCAGGAATCTCATCTTATAGAAGAAATCTCTGCTGCGGAAGAAAAGAATAATGTCCTGGAAAAGCAGATAATAAATACTGTCATGAAAAGGCTCAACAAAAAACACAGAACACTTCTAACCCTTTTTTACATAAATGATATGCCTGTCAAAGAAATCGCAATGACTCTTAATATACCCGAGGGAACAGTATTGTCTGGACTTAGTAGAGCAAGAAAAAAATTTAAGGAAATATACAGAACTCTTGAGGAGGAAAGTGATGAATGA
- the guaA gene encoding glutamine-hydrolyzing GMP synthase — MEKILVLDFGGQTCQLIARRIRDIGVYSEILPGDTKITDKIMEDVKGIILSGSPYSVYDKDSPHVDNRVFDIGVPVLGICYGAQQITHLNGGKVMPLDHREYGRARLHFDNSFDLFQNVPQEFISWMSHGDTIVELPELYKVCARSENNIIAAFKHKNLPIYGIQFHPEVTHCEYGTRILENFAINICGCRKEWTMQNYLDDVSQDIKKQVGDEDVLLLISGGVDSTVVAGILLKALPPAQVHLMYVDTGLMRKNETIEVEENLKRLGAKNLYIVNAEEKFLSALKGKEDPEEKRRIIGDLFIKIQQEEIEKRNVNASFLAQGTLYTDMIESGKGVGSKAKVIKSHHNVRSPLVEQKRRENKIIEPLSMLYKDEVRRLGRFIGISESVLERHPFPGPGLAVRILGEVTKEKCEILREADYIYINELKNRGLYNDIWQAFAVLLPVKSVGVTGDDRHYGYVLALRAVVSSDGMTADAYPFPMKDLLEISAMITNRVKSIGRVVYDVSSKPPATIEWE; from the coding sequence ATGGAAAAAATACTAGTCCTAGACTTTGGAGGGCAAACCTGCCAGCTTATTGCCAGAAGAATAAGAGATATTGGGGTATATTCCGAGATTCTTCCTGGAGATACAAAAATTACGGATAAAATTATGGAAGATGTAAAAGGCATAATTTTATCTGGTTCTCCTTATTCTGTGTATGATAAAGATTCACCGCATGTAGATAACAGAGTGTTTGATATTGGAGTTCCAGTTCTCGGAATATGTTACGGTGCTCAGCAGATAACACATCTTAATGGTGGTAAGGTCATGCCACTTGACCATAGAGAATATGGACGTGCAAGATTACACTTTGATAATTCTTTTGACCTGTTTCAGAATGTTCCTCAGGAGTTTATATCCTGGATGAGCCACGGAGATACTATTGTAGAACTTCCAGAATTGTATAAAGTATGTGCAAGGTCTGAGAATAATATTATAGCAGCTTTTAAGCACAAAAACCTTCCCATCTATGGAATACAATTTCATCCGGAAGTAACACACTGTGAATATGGCACTCGGATTCTGGAAAACTTTGCTATAAATATATGCGGATGTCGTAAGGAATGGACAATGCAAAACTATCTTGATGATGTTTCACAAGATATAAAAAAACAAGTCGGGGACGAAGATGTCCTTTTGCTTATTTCTGGTGGCGTTGATTCCACTGTTGTTGCCGGTATCCTTCTCAAAGCTCTTCCTCCAGCGCAAGTACATCTTATGTATGTTGATACCGGACTTATGAGAAAGAATGAAACAATAGAGGTAGAAGAAAATTTAAAAAGATTGGGAGCAAAGAATCTGTATATAGTAAATGCAGAAGAAAAATTTCTTTCTGCTCTAAAAGGTAAGGAAGATCCAGAAGAGAAAAGAAGAATAATAGGTGATCTTTTTATAAAAATACAACAGGAAGAAATAGAAAAAAGGAATGTCAATGCTTCCTTTTTGGCGCAAGGTACTCTTTATACGGATATGATAGAATCCGGCAAGGGCGTAGGTAGCAAAGCCAAGGTCATAAAATCCCATCATAATGTAAGATCTCCTCTTGTAGAACAAAAGAGAAGAGAAAATAAGATAATAGAGCCTCTCTCTATGCTTTATAAGGACGAGGTAAGAAGATTAGGCCGTTTTATTGGTATATCAGAGTCAGTTCTTGAGAGGCATCCCTTTCCCGGACCTGGGCTTGCTGTAAGAATTTTGGGTGAAGTTACCAAAGAAAAATGCGAAATTTTACGAGAAGCTGACTATATATACATAAACGAATTAAAAAATCGCGGACTCTATAATGACATATGGCAGGCTTTTGCGGTTCTTCTTCCTGTAAAGTCAGTAGGTGTTACTGGAGATGACAGACATTACGGCTATGTACTTGCCTTGCGGGCTGTTGTTTCCAGCGATGGTATGACTGCTGATGCTTATCCTTTTCCCATGAAGGATTTGCTAGAAATTTCTGCCATGATTACCAATAGAGTAAAATCGATTGGTAGAGTGGTATATGATGTTTCCAGCAAACCTCCTGCAACAATAGAGTGGGAGTAG
- the purA gene encoding adenylosuccinate synthase, translating to MNVVVIGAQWGDEGKGKIVDYLASRANLVVRYSGGANAGHTIVHAGKTYKLHLIPSGIIYPETKVILGTGMVIDLESLFKELEELEQNGIDWTGRVFISDRAHVVFPKYKEEDVMTEKMRRRPIGTTGRGIGVTYSKKASRDGIRIADLFDPDIKSMLTEEEKDYISPYLDKIKPLIVKMVPFMRNYREKNVLFEGAQGFMLDIDMGTYPFVSSGISAAAGACQGSGVGPRAIDAVYGVFKAYSTRVGNGPFPSEFSEEEKAIEESIREIGNEYGTTTGRARRCGYLDLVALKYACEANQLDGLVLTHLDTYDSFDKIGLCVAYEINGEETTEFPTTISELESAKPVIKYFKGWKKDLSVYKDYKSFPQEAIDYVKFIEEYTGTDIVIVSVGKDRDKTIMRKDLWKKY from the coding sequence ATGAACGTAGTAGTAATAGGAGCACAATGGGGGGACGAAGGAAAGGGTAAAATAGTTGATTATCTGGCAAGCAGGGCAAATCTTGTAGTCAGATACTCAGGTGGAGCCAATGCAGGACATACAATAGTGCATGCTGGAAAAACGTATAAACTACACTTGATTCCTTCTGGGATAATATATCCAGAAACAAAGGTTATCCTTGGAACAGGCATGGTAATAGATTTGGAGTCTCTTTTTAAAGAACTGGAAGAATTGGAACAAAATGGCATTGATTGGACCGGTCGCGTTTTTATATCTGATAGGGCTCATGTGGTCTTCCCCAAATATAAAGAAGAAGACGTTATGACAGAAAAGATGAGAAGACGACCTATAGGTACAACTGGCAGAGGAATAGGCGTAACCTACAGTAAGAAAGCTTCCAGAGATGGCATAAGAATAGCAGATTTGTTTGATCCGGATATAAAAAGCATGTTAACAGAAGAAGAAAAAGATTATATTTCTCCATATCTGGATAAAATAAAACCTCTTATTGTAAAGATGGTCCCATTTATGAGAAATTATAGGGAAAAAAACGTTCTTTTTGAAGGCGCACAAGGGTTTATGCTTGATATAGATATGGGAACATATCCTTTTGTTTCTTCCGGCATATCAGCTGCTGCTGGGGCATGCCAGGGTAGCGGAGTAGGTCCCAGAGCTATCGATGCTGTATATGGTGTTTTTAAGGCATATTCTACCAGAGTAGGTAATGGCCCATTTCCTAGTGAGTTTTCCGAGGAAGAAAAAGCCATTGAGGAAAGCATAAGAGAAATAGGCAACGAGTACGGGACTACTACCGGCAGAGCAAGGAGATGCGGCTATCTTGATCTTGTTGCGCTAAAATATGCATGCGAAGCCAATCAGCTAGACGGACTGGTTCTAACCCATCTTGATACATATGACAGTTTTGACAAAATCGGCTTATGTGTAGCGTATGAAATAAACGGAGAAGAAACAACAGAATTCCCTACAACAATATCAGAGCTGGAGTCTGCAAAACCTGTTATCAAATATTTTAAGGGATGGAAAAAGGATTTATCCGTCTATAAAGACTATAAGTCCTTTCCCCAAGAAGCCATAGACTATGTTAAATTTATAGAAGAATATACAGGTACGGATATAGTTATTGTTTCCGTAGGAAAAGATAGAGATAAAACTATAATGAGAAAGGATTTATGGAAAAAATACTAG